The Sulfurospirillum tamanense DNA segment TGGGGTGGGCGGCCACAAAGTTGGAGCGAATAGAGGCGGGAACGGAAGCGATAATTTTTGCTTTGGTACTGCCTAAATCCACAATTGTTGTGCGTTTTGAGACCCCTACAAGCTCTTGAAGGGTTTTGATAATGCCCTCAACGGGGATAGCCAAAAAAATCATATCACACTGTTTGAGCTCTTCAAAAGAGACAATTTCACCCACCAAGCCAAGAGAAAGGGCTTCTTCGCAGTGGGTAAGATTGTGGTCAATGCCCACAACTTTTGAGACAAGTTTCGTCTCCTGAAGCGCTAGCCCTAAAGACCCTCCCATGAGGCCAAGGCCGACAATGCCTACGGTCATTTTTTACACCTTTTTGGATTTTTACGATGGATTAAATCTTGAGATGGTATTATATCCACTTTGCTACTAAAAACCTGATTACACAAGGAATCCTTCTTGATGAAAACACTCACCATACTTCCCTTATTAGCAGCAACATCGCTGATGGCCATCACCATAGAATCTGTTACTTACAATGGCCTTGTTCGCCTTTCGCCTGATTCAGCAAAAGAGATTACGGGCCTTGAAAAAGGCAAGCAACTTGATATTGAACAGGTAGATGTTGCTATCAAAAAACTTTACATGCAAAATTATTTTAATGACATCTGGATAGAAGAAGATGGTGGTCATGTTACTGTTTTTGTCAAAGAAAAGCCTGCGATTGCACGTATTGAGTTTGAGGGTGTGGGGCAAAATGACAAAGAAGTTCTTGAGCCTCTTTTGGGTGTGCGCAAAGGAATGATGTACGATGAAAGAACTCTTGCTGAAGCCAAAAAGCGCATTCAACAATTTTTTGAAGCTAAAGGGTTTTTTGATACGGTCGTGGAAGTTAAAAGCGAGCCTCTTGCGCAAGAGGGAAGCTTACATGTAAAGTTTTTGGTAAACCGCGGTGAAAAGATTATTATCCGTTCTGTGCAAATGTGTGGAGCAGAGGCACTGGGTTATAAAAATGTTGAACCTGTGCTTGGTAACAAAGAGCGTGAAATGCTAGGGTGGTTTTGGGGATTTAACTCAGGGGAACTAAAAGTACATGAGCTTCCTCTGGACAGCGACCGCATTAAAGACGAATACATGAAGCGTGGGCATTTGGATGTGCAAGTATCCACTCCTTTCCTTAAAACCTATACCGACAGCTTTAATGCAACCCTGACATACCAAGTGGTTGAGGGAGAGGTTTATAAGGTGGAATCTATCACCTTTAATGCACCAGAGGGATTGTTGGACGAAGAGGCATTACGTGATGAGCTTTCTCTTGTGGAGGGCAAGGTGGCGAGTGTTGAACGGTTGCGAAAGGATTTGCAACTTGTAGAAGTTGCGGTTGCGGATCAAGGGTATGCGTTTGTGCGGGTTTTTCCTGATTTGGTGCAAAACAAAGAAAACAAAACCGTGTCCATTACTTACGTTGTTACTCCAGGCGAAAAAGTGCGCGTGCGCAATGTGCGTATCGCGGGCAATACACGTACAATTGACCGCGTTATACGCCGTGAAATGTACTTGACTGAGGGTGCAATGTATAGCCGTACTGACTTGGTGGATTCGCGCAATGCTATTCGCCGAACGGGCTATTTTGAAGATGCGACCATCACAGAAGAGCGTGTGAGTCGTAATGAAATGGATCTTTTGGTAAGCGTAAAAGAGACATCCACAGGAGCCATTAGTGGGGGTATTGGGTATGGAACTTCTGATGGGTTGTTGCTGAGTGCTAGTGTGTCTGATGGCAACGTACTTGGAAGCGGACTGAAGGGAATGGTGAGCGTGGAACGATCGGAAAAAGAGTTGACAGGACGCATCTCCTTAACCAACCCGCGCGTTTTTGACTCGGTGTATAGTCTGGGAGGAAGTATCTACTCGGAAGATAATGAATGGATTGATTACGATGAGCAAAAAGTAGGGTTTGATATCTCTTTGGGAAGGCAGTTTGGCCGGTACACTTCCGTGGGGCTAACCTATGTGCTAGAAGAAGTTGAGTTGTCAAATATGACCCAAGCCTTAAAAGATGAATATGGCTATGAAGAAGGAAAGCGTATTAAAAGCTCTATTGCCCCTTCAGCTTCTTTTAACAACACAGATGATTATTATCTCCCTCGCTCTGGGGTTAGCGCCAGTGCTTCTTTGGAGTTTGCGGGGCTTGGCGGGGATTATGAATTCGTAAAAAACCACTACCGCTTTGCTTATTTTTACGGCCTAAAAGATGCGATGGATTATGATTTGATTTTGCGCTACAAAGCACGCCTTTCCCTGGCATGGGATAATGGTTATTTGCCCCGCAACGAACGGCTATACTTGGGCGGTGTGAGCAATCTAAGAGGCTTTGCTTCCCGTTCCGTTTCTCCTAAAAACGCCGCTGGCACCCTCCTTGGTGGAGAGATGTCTTTTGTAAACTCTATCGAAGCGAGCTTTCCTTTGGTGGAACGGCTCAAAATGCGTGGCGCATTATTTTTTGACTATGGGATGATTGGAGATAGTAACATCGCCGATGAGACGCGCGCGAGTGCGGGTGTGGTGTTAGAATGGACCTCTCCCCTTGGACCAATTGCGCTTATTTTTGCAGAACCCATTGAATCAAAAAGTGGAGACGATACGGCGAGTTTTGAGTTCACAATCGGGCGCCAGTTTTAGTGCGCCCCAAATGCATTCTCTAATACTTTTGTGCTAAAGGCTGTTTGAAGAAGCAACTAACGAAAAGCGATGGCAAAAGAGGCAGGCTTGGTCAGCTTCTTAATTGCTTCTTTGGCTAGGCGCATAGAGATATCACTCTTTACATGTAAGGTGTGGTTTTCGTAAAAAAACGTTACAGATGGGTTGCTAAGGTCTGCGTTGAGGCATTTGGCAAAAGAGAGGATAAAGCTTAACCAGTTTACAACGTTGGCCTCAGGCAACAACGCACCATAGGCTCCAAAGTCTTCGTAGTTTGGCAGTTTTTTGGCATGGTATTTTACCAAAAGCGCAATAAGCATTTTTTCTTCATGGGAAAAGCCAAAGTTGAGGTTGTTTAAAATAAAATAAAAACTATGCAAATGCTCCTGATAAACACTCAAATAACTCCCTACAGAATGTAGCTTGCCTGCGACAGAAAGTGTTTCTTTGTGCGTTGGGTCAATTTTATGCAAACACACAAGAGCATCAAAAAGTGCCAAAGCCGTCTTTGCAACATAAACATCGCCTTTTGGGTTTTGGGAAAAACGGTCCATGAGGCTTTTAAGGCTTGGATTAAAATTTTGAGGAAAAACCCCCCGTTGTGAAGCCAACAAATCACTCAAGAAAACCCCTTCACGAACCCCTGCTCCCGAGGTAAGCACTTTTGAGACTCCGAGCTTGTCGAGTAGTTTGCTAAAAATCACACACCCTTCTCGAATGGTGTCAATGCGATCTTTTTTGAATCCGTAGGGTTTTAAATCCAAAATACTTTTTTCTCCAATGGCCTCAATCCAACTACGGTGTAAAGCAACGTCAAAGGCAAAGCCGTGGACTGTTTTTAGAGGGTAGAGCTCTTTTTCCATAATAGCATTTGAAAGAGCCCGAAGGGTTCCTCCAATGCCCACGGCGCAAGGTGAGGCAAAATGGGAAGGGAGGGTTTCAAGAGCATTGTTTAAAAAGGCTTCAAGAGCGCTTCTGTCCTGTTTGGTG contains these protein-coding regions:
- a CDS encoding Ppx/GppA phosphatase family protein: MAKRTAIIDLGSNSIRMAVFEKTSRFGFHLIKEIKSRVRLGEGAYERGGHLQSRPIQEAFDTLEAFSRIASNLSCTKILCVATSALRDAPNAHDFTTKVRKALGFSVRIIDGDTEARYGGIAALNLLPHLEEATTIDIGGGSTELAKIVRGKIVDTFSLNVGTVRLKELFFDTKQDRSALEAFLNNALETLPSHFASPCAVGIGGTLRALSNAIMEKELYPLKTVHGFAFDVALHRSWIEAIGEKSILDLKPYGFKKDRIDTIREGCVIFSKLLDKLGVSKVLTSGAGVREGVFLSDLLASQRGVFPQNFNPSLKSLMDRFSQNPKGDVYVAKTALALFDALVCLHKIDPTHKETLSVAGKLHSVGSYLSVYQEHLHSFYFILNNLNFGFSHEEKMLIALLVKYHAKKLPNYEDFGAYGALLPEANVVNWLSFILSFAKCLNADLSNPSVTFFYENHTLHVKSDISMRLAKEAIKKLTKPASFAIAFR
- the bamA gene encoding outer membrane protein assembly factor BamA, which gives rise to MKTLTILPLLAATSLMAITIESVTYNGLVRLSPDSAKEITGLEKGKQLDIEQVDVAIKKLYMQNYFNDIWIEEDGGHVTVFVKEKPAIARIEFEGVGQNDKEVLEPLLGVRKGMMYDERTLAEAKKRIQQFFEAKGFFDTVVEVKSEPLAQEGSLHVKFLVNRGEKIIIRSVQMCGAEALGYKNVEPVLGNKEREMLGWFWGFNSGELKVHELPLDSDRIKDEYMKRGHLDVQVSTPFLKTYTDSFNATLTYQVVEGEVYKVESITFNAPEGLLDEEALRDELSLVEGKVASVERLRKDLQLVEVAVADQGYAFVRVFPDLVQNKENKTVSITYVVTPGEKVRVRNVRIAGNTRTIDRVIRREMYLTEGAMYSRTDLVDSRNAIRRTGYFEDATITEERVSRNEMDLLVSVKETSTGAISGGIGYGTSDGLLLSASVSDGNVLGSGLKGMVSVERSEKELTGRISLTNPRVFDSVYSLGGSIYSEDNEWIDYDEQKVGFDISLGRQFGRYTSVGLTYVLEEVELSNMTQALKDEYGYEEGKRIKSSIAPSASFNNTDDYYLPRSGVSASASLEFAGLGGDYEFVKNHYRFAYFYGLKDAMDYDLILRYKARLSLAWDNGYLPRNERLYLGGVSNLRGFASRSVSPKNAAGTLLGGEMSFVNSIEASFPLVERLKMRGALFFDYGMIGDSNIADETRASAGVVLEWTSPLGPIALIFAEPIESKSGDDTASFEFTIGRQF